The proteins below come from a single Nocardiopsis gilva YIM 90087 genomic window:
- a CDS encoding AfsR/SARP family transcriptional regulator, with translation MDFGILGTLEARAEGRRLSIGGRRAQLAMAALLLRPGRVVPVDQLMAVLWEDWPPASARTQVSIVMSGLRRTFRAAGSESEIIETRDAGYRLRSERVRIDTLTAERRVTEARRAMREGRTVEAARGLRAALALWRGPVLGGLDVPGFAAPIRRWEELRWRMAEELAEAELALGHHHEQIGDLTSLVAEAPYNERVRALLMTALARAGRQADALAVYRDGRRVLDEELGLEPGRALRELHAAILRDDPAVGGPDGPARPAPGIRPAQLPQAVASFTGRRAEMDALDSLPPDRDRGSDRHLAICAITGVAGVGKTGLALHWAHRAATQFPDGQLYADLRGSRGEAGGDGPASANVVLQRFLRALGVATADIPDDPEEQAAMYRSLLQGRRMLVVLDDADSAAQVRPLLPGSHACCVVVTSRAPLEELIAHAGARPLPLAPLSRDAASELLRRVAGDALASASPAEIDHLAEHCGRLPLALRTAAARLAARPRPAGDGLPAPRHEASVEALEACGCG, from the coding sequence GTGGACTTCGGGATTCTGGGGACGCTGGAGGCCAGGGCCGAGGGGCGTCGGCTGTCGATCGGCGGGCGACGCGCACAGCTGGCCATGGCGGCGCTGCTGCTGCGCCCCGGCCGTGTCGTGCCGGTCGACCAGCTGATGGCGGTGCTGTGGGAGGACTGGCCGCCCGCCTCAGCCCGAACTCAGGTGTCCATCGTCATGTCCGGACTGCGGCGGACGTTCCGCGCTGCGGGGAGTGAGAGCGAGATCATCGAGACTCGGGACGCCGGATACCGGCTGCGGTCCGAGCGAGTGCGCATCGACACACTGACCGCAGAACGGCGCGTGACCGAGGCGCGCCGTGCCATGCGGGAGGGACGGACGGTTGAGGCGGCGCGCGGCCTGCGCGCGGCGCTCGCACTGTGGCGGGGACCCGTTCTGGGCGGGCTGGACGTCCCGGGGTTCGCGGCGCCCATCCGCCGCTGGGAGGAGCTGCGCTGGCGGATGGCCGAGGAACTCGCCGAGGCCGAACTGGCCCTCGGCCACCACCATGAGCAGATCGGAGACCTGACCTCGCTCGTGGCCGAGGCCCCCTACAACGAGCGTGTGCGGGCCCTGCTGATGACGGCGCTGGCACGCGCGGGACGCCAGGCCGACGCCCTCGCCGTCTACCGGGACGGGCGGCGCGTTCTCGACGAGGAGCTGGGGCTGGAGCCCGGACGGGCGCTGCGGGAGCTGCACGCGGCCATCCTGCGGGACGATCCCGCCGTGGGTGGACCGGACGGCCCGGCACGGCCCGCCCCCGGTATCCGGCCCGCTCAACTGCCGCAGGCGGTGGCCTCCTTCACCGGCCGACGGGCAGAGATGGACGCCCTCGACTCACTGCCGCCGGACCGGGATCGGGGGAGCGACCGCCACCTGGCCATCTGCGCCATCACCGGAGTGGCAGGGGTGGGCAAGACCGGGCTGGCACTGCACTGGGCGCACCGGGCCGCCACGCAGTTCCCCGACGGCCAGCTCTACGCGGACCTGCGAGGCTCGCGGGGTGAGGCTGGGGGTGACGGGCCGGCGTCAGCAAACGTCGTACTCCAGCGGTTCCTGCGCGCGCTGGGCGTAGCCACGGCGGACATCCCCGACGATCCGGAGGAGCAGGCCGCGATGTACCGCAGCCTCCTGCAGGGGCGGCGCATGCTGGTGGTCCTCGACGACGCCGATTCGGCCGCCCAAGTGCGCCCACTGCTGCCGGGCTCGCATGCGTGCTGCGTCGTCGTCACCTCCCGTGCACCTCTGGAGGAGCTGATCGCCCACGCGGGCGCCCGGCCGCTCCCCCTGGCCCCACTAAGCCGCGACGCCGCCTCGGAACTGCTGCGCCGGGTGGCGGGAGACGCCCTGGCATCCGCCTCCCCGGCCGAGATCGACCACCTCGCCGAGCACTGCGGCCGCCTCCCCCTCGCCCTGCGCACCGCGGCGGCGCGGCTGGCGGCCAGGCCGCGCCCCGCCGGCGACGGGCTCCCGGCCCCTCGGCATGAGGCGTCGGTGGAGGCACTGGAGGCGTGCGGATGCGGATGA
- a CDS encoding 3-hydroxyacyl-CoA dehydrogenase NAD-binding domain-containing protein, with amino-acid sequence MSTPIEQARELFSDEVVTKAFARDIELPYGAGKAVLITLDNGHDHTKPNTFGPGGLLELDAAIEAAKARTDIVAVAVTGKPFIFAVGADLTGVPKVENHEQAHAIGKLGHDVFRKLGELDVPTFALINGAAMGGGVEVALHCTYRTVSAGVPAFALPETFLGLVPGWGGTYLLPNLIGAEKALKIIIDNPMNQNKMIKGPQVHEMGIADAIFEPADFVEESLRWAAKVIKGDVTVERPEVDKGEAWDQAINNARFMVEGKLHGAAPAPVRALDLVAAAKDRTRDEGFAAEDDALADLMMSDTLKSGLYAFDLVQKRAKRPAGAPDKQLARKVTKVGVVGAGLMAGQLALLFARRLGVPVVMTDLDQERLDKGVDYVHGEVDKLLAKGRVNADKASRLKSLVTGSLTKDAFSDADFVIEAVFEKMEVKQQVFAEVEAVVPAETVLATNTSSLSITEMASKLKHPERVVGFHFFNPVAVLPLLEIIRGEKTDDATLATAFATAKTLKKSAVLCKDAPAFVVNRLLTLFMGEVLAAVEEGTEPEVADRAVAPLGLPMSPLLLLQLVGPAVALHVSETLNAAFPERFGVSEQLRTLVGAGKTAIYGPDFAIDPEVKKLFTGGGSPSSEEQILDRAISALAREIKIMLDEGVVAKPADIDLCLITGAGWPFHLGGITPYLDRSGVSEKVNGEQFHPDGLSALS; translated from the coding sequence GTGAGCACCCCGATCGAACAAGCACGGGAGCTGTTCAGCGACGAGGTCGTCACCAAGGCCTTCGCGCGCGACATCGAACTCCCCTACGGCGCGGGCAAAGCCGTCCTGATCACCCTGGACAACGGCCACGACCACACCAAGCCGAACACCTTCGGCCCCGGCGGGCTGCTGGAGCTGGACGCCGCCATCGAGGCCGCCAAGGCCCGCACCGACATCGTCGCGGTGGCCGTCACCGGCAAGCCGTTCATCTTCGCCGTCGGCGCCGACCTCACCGGTGTGCCCAAGGTCGAGAACCACGAGCAGGCCCACGCCATCGGCAAGCTCGGCCACGACGTGTTCCGCAAGCTCGGTGAACTCGACGTGCCGACGTTCGCGCTGATCAACGGCGCGGCCATGGGCGGCGGCGTCGAGGTGGCGCTGCACTGCACCTACCGCACCGTCTCCGCCGGTGTCCCGGCGTTCGCGCTGCCCGAGACCTTCCTCGGCCTCGTGCCCGGCTGGGGCGGCACCTACCTGCTCCCCAACCTCATCGGTGCGGAGAAGGCCCTCAAGATCATCATCGACAACCCGATGAACCAGAACAAGATGATCAAGGGCCCGCAGGTGCACGAGATGGGGATCGCCGACGCGATCTTCGAACCGGCCGACTTCGTCGAGGAGTCGCTGCGCTGGGCGGCCAAGGTCATCAAGGGCGACGTCACCGTCGAGCGCCCCGAGGTGGACAAGGGCGAGGCCTGGGACCAGGCGATCAACAACGCCCGCTTCATGGTGGAGGGCAAGCTGCACGGGGCCGCCCCGGCGCCGGTGCGCGCGCTGGACCTGGTCGCCGCGGCCAAGGACCGCACGCGCGACGAGGGCTTCGCCGCCGAAGACGACGCGCTCGCCGACCTCATGATGAGCGACACGCTCAAGTCCGGGCTGTACGCCTTCGACCTGGTGCAGAAGCGCGCCAAGCGCCCCGCCGGAGCCCCGGACAAGCAGCTGGCGCGCAAGGTCACCAAGGTCGGCGTGGTGGGCGCGGGCCTCATGGCCGGGCAGCTCGCCCTGCTGTTCGCGCGCCGCCTCGGCGTGCCGGTGGTCATGACCGACCTCGACCAGGAGCGCCTGGACAAGGGCGTCGACTACGTGCACGGCGAGGTCGACAAGCTGCTGGCCAAGGGCCGCGTGAACGCGGACAAGGCCTCCCGGCTCAAGAGCCTGGTCACCGGTTCGCTGACCAAGGACGCCTTCTCCGACGCCGACTTCGTCATCGAGGCCGTCTTCGAGAAGATGGAGGTGAAGCAGCAGGTCTTCGCCGAGGTCGAGGCGGTCGTCCCGGCCGAGACCGTGCTGGCGACCAACACCTCCTCGCTGTCCATCACCGAGATGGCCAGCAAGCTCAAGCACCCCGAGCGCGTGGTGGGCTTCCACTTCTTCAACCCCGTCGCCGTTCTCCCGCTGCTGGAGATCATCCGGGGCGAGAAGACCGACGACGCCACGCTGGCCACGGCCTTCGCCACCGCCAAGACACTGAAGAAGTCGGCGGTGCTGTGCAAGGACGCCCCGGCGTTCGTGGTGAACCGGCTGCTCACCCTGTTCATGGGCGAGGTGCTGGCCGCCGTCGAGGAGGGCACCGAGCCCGAGGTCGCCGACCGCGCTGTCGCTCCGCTGGGCCTGCCGATGTCACCGCTGCTCCTGCTGCAGCTGGTCGGTCCGGCCGTGGCGCTGCACGTCTCCGAGACGCTGAACGCCGCCTTCCCGGAGCGCTTCGGCGTCTCCGAGCAGCTGCGCACCCTGGTGGGCGCGGGCAAGACGGCCATCTACGGCCCGGACTTCGCCATCGACCCCGAGGTCAAGAAGCTGTTCACCGGCGGCGGCAGCCCCTCCTCCGAGGAGCAGATCCTGGACCGCGCCATCAGTGCGCTGGCCCGCGAGATCAAGATCATGCTGGACGAGGGCGTGGTCGCCAAGCCGGCCGACATCGACCTGTGCCTGATCACCGGCGCCGGGTGGCCGTTCCACCTGGGCGGCATCACGCCGTACCTGGACCGGTCGGGTGTGTCGGAGAAGGTCAACGGCGAGCAGTTCCACCCGGACGGCCTCTCCGCTCTGTCCTAA
- a CDS encoding ABC transporter ATP-binding protein, with protein MGDEMVVSERRQRGPHAEELREAPKASPRRIWEYARPHWKVLLAGGLLTFLGGLTGLVQPLVAKVVIDALGAGESLARPLLLLTAAVIGGAVISAMGTFVLERTGQSVVLAVRQQLVSRLIRLRVAEVDRLKPGDLVSRLTADTTLLRTVATSGISNAFTSSVLLVAGIVLMAWMDPVLFGVTAVVIVLAAVTMVVVLPRIGRATEASQAALGEMGSKLERIFGAFRTIKASSAETAEIRHLDAAAQRAWRKGVAEAGWSAVAGVTAWLSTNIAFLAVLGVGGARVASGSLEVSSLIAFLLLLFYLMEPISTLVNAATELQSGLAAVRRIDEVGNLEREDTDAHRPEPAEDADASDAIADPGRSDTDTAHNGFPRSPVPGTRRPARVALTDVLFRYADGLPLVHHGVTFEAAGAGLTALVGPSGAGKTTVFSLLERFYDATGGTVAVDGVDVRDWPLAGLRGAIGYVEQDAPVLDGTLQENLVLAAPDATADEIAEVVRRARLSELVGRLPDGIDSAVGHRGTTLSGGERQRVAIARALLRRPRLLLLDEATSQLDAANEAALKEVMLDAARDTNVMVVAHRLSTVTSADRIVVLDAGIVRAVGTHAELVDSDDLYRDLAASQLLTAS; from the coding sequence ATGGGGGACGAGATGGTCGTGTCGGAGCGGCGACAGCGGGGCCCGCACGCGGAGGAGTTGCGCGAGGCCCCCAAGGCATCGCCGCGCCGCATCTGGGAGTACGCGCGGCCGCACTGGAAGGTCCTGCTCGCCGGGGGCCTGCTGACCTTCCTCGGCGGCCTGACCGGCCTCGTCCAGCCGCTCGTCGCCAAGGTCGTCATCGACGCGCTGGGTGCGGGGGAGTCGCTCGCCCGGCCCCTGCTCCTCCTCACCGCTGCTGTCATCGGCGGCGCGGTCATCAGCGCGATGGGGACGTTCGTGCTGGAGCGCACCGGGCAGAGTGTCGTGCTGGCGGTCCGCCAACAACTCGTCTCCCGGCTCATCCGGCTCCGCGTCGCCGAGGTGGACCGGCTCAAGCCCGGCGACCTCGTCTCCCGGCTCACCGCCGACACCACACTGCTGCGCACCGTCGCCACCAGTGGCATCAGCAACGCCTTCACCAGCTCGGTGCTCCTGGTGGCGGGGATCGTCCTCATGGCCTGGATGGACCCGGTGCTGTTCGGGGTGACGGCCGTGGTGATCGTCCTCGCCGCTGTCACCATGGTCGTGGTCCTGCCCCGGATCGGCCGGGCCACCGAGGCCTCGCAGGCAGCACTCGGCGAGATGGGATCCAAGCTGGAGCGGATCTTCGGGGCGTTCCGCACCATAAAGGCGTCCTCGGCCGAGACCGCCGAGATCCGTCATCTCGACGCGGCGGCGCAGCGCGCCTGGCGCAAGGGCGTGGCCGAGGCCGGCTGGAGCGCGGTCGCCGGTGTGACGGCCTGGCTGTCGACCAACATCGCGTTCCTGGCGGTGCTGGGGGTAGGCGGCGCCCGGGTCGCCTCCGGCTCGCTGGAGGTCTCCTCGCTCATCGCCTTCCTGCTGCTGCTCTTCTACCTCATGGAGCCGATCAGCACGCTGGTGAACGCCGCCACCGAACTGCAGAGCGGGTTGGCCGCCGTCCGGCGCATCGACGAGGTCGGCAACCTGGAGCGGGAGGACACCGACGCCCACCGCCCGGAACCGGCGGAAGACGCGGACGCGAGCGACGCCATCGCCGACCCCGGGAGGAGCGACACCGACACCGCGCACAACGGATTCCCCCGCTCGCCGGTCCCCGGGACACGGCGGCCCGCCCGGGTCGCCCTCACCGATGTGCTCTTCCGCTACGCCGACGGCCTGCCGCTGGTCCACCACGGCGTCACGTTCGAGGCGGCCGGAGCCGGGCTCACCGCCCTGGTCGGCCCCTCCGGGGCGGGCAAGACCACCGTCTTCTCGCTGCTGGAGCGGTTCTACGACGCCACGGGCGGCACCGTCGCCGTCGACGGCGTGGACGTGCGCGACTGGCCGCTGGCCGGGCTGCGCGGCGCCATCGGGTACGTGGAGCAGGACGCGCCGGTGCTGGACGGGACACTGCAGGAGAACCTGGTGCTGGCGGCCCCCGACGCCACCGCGGACGAGATCGCCGAGGTTGTGCGGCGGGCGCGCCTGTCGGAGCTGGTCGGCCGCCTGCCCGACGGCATCGACAGTGCCGTCGGGCACCGGGGCACCACCCTCTCCGGCGGCGAGCGCCAACGCGTGGCCATCGCGCGGGCACTGCTGCGCCGCCCGCGCCTGCTCCTGCTGGACGAGGCCACATCGCAGCTGGACGCCGCCAACGAGGCAGCGCTCAAGGAGGTCATGCTGGACGCCGCGCGCGACACCAACGTCATGGTCGTCGCGCACCGGCTGTCCACGGTGACCAGCGCCGACCGCATCGTTGTGCTCGACGCCGGGATAGTCCGCGCGGTGGGCACCCACGCGGAGCTGGTCGACTCCGACGACCTCTACCGGGACCTGGCCGCTTCTCAGCTGCTCACCGCCTCCTGA
- a CDS encoding peptidase inhibitor family I36 protein, which translates to MRTARRFLSVLAVAGLATFGVPAAAMAEVGTQDTGMRLQAAAASAWQGKCAKGDVCVWSGRNGTGTRCAWNGNDPDWQGGAVQCRPHGFKVQSVWNNGYQGKYDTVWFYQKANYRQGIYDPLPPSSSGHNIKPTTMRSHQWK; encoded by the coding sequence ATGAGAACGGCGCGCAGGTTTCTGAGCGTCCTGGCGGTCGCGGGACTCGCCACCTTCGGCGTCCCCGCTGCCGCCATGGCTGAGGTCGGCACGCAGGACACCGGTATGCGGCTGCAGGCGGCCGCGGCGTCCGCGTGGCAGGGGAAGTGCGCCAAGGGCGACGTCTGCGTGTGGAGCGGCCGGAACGGGACCGGCACCAGGTGCGCCTGGAACGGCAACGACCCGGACTGGCAGGGCGGCGCCGTCCAGTGTCGGCCGCACGGCTTCAAGGTCCAGTCCGTCTGGAACAACGGCTACCAGGGCAAGTACGACACGGTCTGGTTCTACCAGAAAGCCAACTACCGGCAGGGCATCTACGACCCCCTTCCGCCGTCGTCGAGTGGGCACAACATCAAGCCCACGACGATGCGTTCCCACCAGTGGAAGTGA
- a CDS encoding LacI family DNA-binding transcriptional regulator, with product MGGGYVTLEQVAQHAGVSLATASRVLNGSTRQVGRKLAERVSASAKELGYLANPSAQTLARNTSCLVGLVVHDIADPYSSSIAAGVARVAEGEGLVVVLGTTGRVPAREVTLMSTLRAHRARAAVLIGSRTTDPADLVRLGEEISALVKQGGSVASVTQEGLPAHTVVPDNRGGAADLARHLIAQGHRRFAVLAGPTELRTALDRLDGFRSALAGAGIALAPSNVVHGGFTRDGGYESARRLLAARTDATCLFAVNDVMATGAMAAVRDTGLRVPADLSVAGFDDIPALRDLTPGLTTVRLPLEWMGREAACLALREDGDTDEPTTVPVAGTVVERESTAPPGRPGG from the coding sequence TTGGGTGGCGGATACGTGACTCTGGAACAGGTCGCCCAGCACGCCGGAGTATCGCTCGCCACCGCGTCACGGGTGCTCAACGGCAGCACCCGGCAGGTCGGCCGGAAGCTGGCCGAACGGGTCAGCGCCAGCGCCAAGGAGCTCGGCTACCTCGCCAACCCCTCAGCGCAGACCCTGGCGCGCAACACCAGCTGCCTGGTGGGACTGGTCGTGCACGACATCGCCGACCCCTACTCCTCCAGCATCGCGGCAGGGGTCGCCCGGGTGGCCGAGGGTGAGGGTCTCGTCGTCGTCCTGGGCACCACCGGACGCGTACCCGCGCGCGAGGTCACCCTCATGTCCACGCTGCGCGCCCACCGCGCCCGCGCGGCGGTGCTGATCGGCAGCCGCACGACCGACCCGGCTGATCTCGTCCGGCTGGGCGAGGAGATCAGCGCGCTGGTCAAGCAGGGCGGCAGTGTGGCCTCTGTGACCCAGGAGGGGCTGCCCGCGCACACCGTGGTCCCCGACAACCGGGGCGGCGCCGCCGACCTGGCCCGTCACCTCATCGCCCAGGGCCACCGCCGCTTCGCCGTCCTGGCGGGGCCGACGGAGCTGCGCACCGCACTCGACCGCCTGGACGGCTTCCGCTCGGCTCTCGCCGGCGCGGGTATCGCGCTGGCCCCCAGCAACGTGGTGCACGGGGGGTTCACCCGCGATGGCGGGTATGAGTCCGCCCGGCGGCTGCTCGCGGCCAGGACCGACGCGACCTGCCTCTTCGCCGTCAACGACGTGATGGCGACCGGCGCCATGGCCGCTGTCCGCGACACGGGACTGCGGGTACCCGCGGACCTGTCCGTCGCCGGGTTCGACGACATCCCCGCGCTGCGCGACCTCACCCCCGGCCTCACGACGGTGCGCCTTCCTCTGGAATGGATGGGGCGGGAGGCAGCGTGCCTGGCACTGCGTGAAGACGGGGACACCGACGAGCCGACCACCGTCCCGGTCGCCGGCACGGTCGTGGAACGGGAGAGTACGGCCCCGCCGGGGCGGCCCGGGGGCTGA
- a CDS encoding peptidase inhibitor family I36 protein has translation MKRTRIALGALAAAAAAVIGVPSTAAAAPVAPAIAGWHGSCAKGDFCVWSGKNGTGTRCAWNGNDPDWWGGAVQCNPHFLVSSYWNNGYKGNLDHVQVYIDTNYKTKLGKKISPGAKRTLWEGAPMRSHKWVN, from the coding sequence ATGAAGAGGACGCGTATCGCCCTGGGAGCGCTGGCGGCAGCGGCCGCGGCCGTGATCGGCGTGCCGAGCACCGCCGCGGCCGCCCCGGTCGCTCCCGCGATCGCGGGGTGGCACGGCTCGTGTGCCAAGGGCGACTTCTGCGTATGGAGCGGTAAGAACGGGACCGGCACCAGGTGCGCCTGGAACGGCAACGACCCCGACTGGTGGGGCGGGGCCGTCCAGTGCAACCCCCACTTCCTCGTGTCGTCGTACTGGAACAACGGGTACAAGGGCAACCTCGACCACGTCCAGGTGTACATCGACACGAACTACAAGACGAAGCTGGGGAAGAAGATCTCGCCGGGTGCGAAGAGGACCCTGTGGGAGGGGGCGCCGATGCGATCCCACAAGTGGGTGAACTAG
- a CDS encoding ArsR/SmtB family transcription factor, translating to MRLRIHFTPDDLLRIRMADAPDPMWEIVNSLHLLQNTQGRLVFGEWRRGSTRYLDGDGTTRWAWRMLTALSPCASYFPDFLTPADGHRDLESGVEAVLGTPIARLRDEMDLLASTSRPQPWFGALARGDQPFLRVVGDALRHYYRSAIEPHWQAIQSTVRADLATRTRALMHGGGEALLDSLAPFARWQTPVLEMNYPVDQDLHLDGRGLRLVPSFFCWRHPVSFADPGLPPVIVYPVGPEPGWDTPDDQDSAARALAALVGPTRAWILELLAERSATTTDLARAAGVSPATVSKHAAVLRDAALISSRSEGRHVLHTATMLGLTLLRQS from the coding sequence ATGAGACTGCGGATCCACTTCACCCCGGACGACCTGCTGCGTATCCGGATGGCCGACGCTCCGGATCCGATGTGGGAGATCGTCAACAGCCTGCACCTACTCCAGAACACCCAGGGCAGGCTGGTGTTCGGGGAATGGCGGCGCGGCAGCACCCGGTACTTGGACGGCGACGGCACCACGCGCTGGGCCTGGCGCATGCTGACCGCGCTGTCGCCGTGCGCGTCCTACTTCCCGGACTTCCTCACCCCCGCCGACGGGCACAGGGACCTGGAATCCGGCGTCGAGGCCGTCCTGGGCACACCGATCGCCCGGTTGCGGGACGAGATGGACCTGCTGGCGTCCACCAGCCGGCCCCAGCCCTGGTTCGGTGCGCTGGCCCGCGGCGACCAGCCGTTCCTGCGCGTGGTGGGCGACGCGCTGCGCCACTACTACCGCAGCGCGATCGAACCGCACTGGCAGGCCATCCAGTCCACGGTCCGGGCCGACCTCGCCACCCGCACCCGCGCGCTCATGCACGGCGGCGGCGAGGCGCTGCTGGACTCACTGGCCCCGTTCGCACGCTGGCAAACCCCGGTCCTGGAGATGAACTACCCCGTCGACCAGGACCTCCACCTCGACGGGCGCGGTCTGCGCCTGGTCCCCTCCTTCTTCTGCTGGCGCCACCCGGTGAGCTTCGCCGACCCCGGCCTGCCGCCGGTGATCGTCTACCCCGTCGGCCCCGAACCCGGGTGGGACACCCCCGACGACCAGGACAGCGCCGCCCGCGCCCTCGCCGCGCTGGTCGGCCCCACGCGCGCCTGGATCCTCGAACTCCTCGCCGAACGGTCCGCCACCACCACCGACCTCGCCCGCGCCGCCGGGGTCTCACCCGCGACGGTCAGCAAGCACGCCGCCGTCCTGCGCGACGCTGCGTTGATCTCCAGCCGCTCCGAGGGCCGCCACGTGCTGCACACCGCGACCATGCTCGGACTGACCCTCCTGCGCCAGAGCTGA
- a CDS encoding STM3941 family protein has translation MTGPTDQFTVRDTFRVTWDGAGLAAGCLIFAGMGAALVARGGMADIVIGLLAVVMFGGGGLLAASRVLSRRPTLALDSEGVRVVARWPRSSSDDLWLAWDDIALIRVCSQDIPYQRGAVRQWYLVFVPHAEADQPFHPPAPWEPNRAVRVRRTWNHTVDEVVAAARRHRPGLAFDDRRPPGMCRERID, from the coding sequence ATGACCGGTCCAACGGATCAGTTCACCGTCCGTGACACGTTCCGCGTTACGTGGGACGGAGCCGGGCTGGCGGCGGGATGCCTGATCTTCGCCGGGATGGGGGCCGCCCTGGTGGCGCGCGGCGGTATGGCCGATATCGTCATCGGCCTGCTGGCCGTGGTGATGTTCGGCGGCGGCGGGCTGCTGGCGGCCTCCCGTGTGCTGTCCCGGCGGCCGACGCTGGCCCTGGACTCCGAGGGCGTGCGCGTCGTCGCGCGCTGGCCGCGCTCGTCGTCCGATGACCTGTGGCTGGCCTGGGACGACATCGCGCTCATCCGGGTGTGCTCCCAGGACATCCCCTACCAGCGCGGCGCGGTCCGCCAGTGGTATCTCGTCTTCGTTCCGCACGCTGAGGCCGACCAGCCGTTCCACCCGCCAGCGCCATGGGAGCCCAACCGCGCCGTGCGCGTCCGCCGCACCTGGAACCACACCGTGGACGAGGTGGTGGCCGCGGCCCGCCGACACCGTCCGGGGCTGGCGTTCGACGACCGCCGCCCGCCGGGCATGTGCCGGGAGCGCATCGACTGA
- a CDS encoding thiolase family protein: MPRTARDVVFVDGARTPFGKAGKGLYAETRADDLVVRVIRELLRRNPGLPPERIDEVAIAATTQIGDQGLTIGRSAALLAGLPRSVPGYAIDRMCAGAMTAVTTTGAGISFGAYDIAIAGGVEHMGRHPMGEGVDPNPRFLSEKLVDPSALVMGNTAENLHDRYPSITKERSDAYAVRSQEKVAKAYADGKIQQDLVEVLVRSAEQGYGLATDDEPPRPGTTLESLAGLKTPFRPHGNVTPGNAAGLNDGATGAVIAAEDVATELGLDAKMRLVDFSFAGVEPEVMGVGPVPATEKLLARQGLSMDDIGLIEINEAFAVQVLAFLEHFGLADDDARVNPWGGAIALGHPLASSGVRLMLQLSRLFAERTDVRYGLTTMCVGMGMGGTVLWENTNWEGNAK; encoded by the coding sequence GTGCCGCGAACTGCCCGCGATGTCGTGTTTGTCGACGGGGCTCGGACTCCGTTCGGCAAGGCCGGCAAGGGCCTCTATGCTGAGACGCGCGCCGATGACCTCGTGGTCCGGGTCATCCGAGAGCTGCTGCGCCGCAACCCCGGTCTGCCGCCGGAGCGCATCGACGAGGTCGCCATCGCCGCCACCACCCAGATCGGCGACCAGGGGCTGACGATCGGCCGCAGCGCCGCCCTCCTGGCCGGGCTGCCCCGCAGCGTCCCCGGCTACGCCATCGACCGCATGTGCGCCGGTGCGATGACCGCCGTCACCACCACCGGTGCCGGCATCTCGTTCGGCGCCTACGACATCGCCATCGCCGGCGGTGTCGAGCACATGGGCCGCCACCCCATGGGTGAGGGCGTCGACCCCAACCCGCGCTTCCTCTCCGAGAAGCTGGTCGACCCCTCCGCCCTGGTCATGGGCAACACGGCGGAGAACCTGCACGACCGCTACCCGTCCATCACCAAGGAGCGCTCCGACGCCTACGCGGTGCGCAGCCAGGAGAAGGTCGCCAAGGCCTACGCCGACGGCAAGATCCAGCAGGACCTGGTCGAGGTGCTGGTCCGCTCCGCCGAGCAGGGCTACGGCCTGGCCACCGACGACGAGCCGCCGCGGCCCGGCACCACCCTGGAGAGCCTCGCGGGGCTCAAGACGCCGTTCCGTCCGCACGGCAACGTGACCCCGGGCAACGCCGCGGGTCTGAACGACGGCGCCACCGGTGCCGTGATCGCCGCCGAGGACGTCGCCACCGAACTGGGCCTGGACGCCAAGATGCGCCTGGTCGACTTCTCGTTCGCCGGTGTCGAGCCGGAGGTCATGGGTGTCGGCCCGGTCCCGGCCACCGAGAAGCTGCTCGCCCGCCAGGGCCTGAGCATGGACGACATCGGCCTCATCGAGATCAACGAGGCGTTCGCCGTCCAGGTGCTGGCCTTCCTGGAACACTTCGGCCTCGCCGACGACGACGCCCGCGTCAACCCGTGGGGCGGCGCCATCGCCCTGGGCCACCCGCTCGCCTCCTCGGGCGTACGGCTGATGCTCCAGCTCTCCCGGCTCTTCGCCGAGCGGACCGACGTCCGCTACGGCCTCACCACGATGTGTGTGGGCATGGGCATGGGCGGAACCGTGCTCTGGGAGAACACGAACTGGGAAGGGAACGCCAAGTGA